The following proteins are encoded in a genomic region of Flammeovirga pectinis:
- a CDS encoding FecR family protein, with protein sequence MKKKEVHIVQLIAKSLTEKLSDEEQETLNQFLTVEENTEEFAAINTVWEDLEHVEFNAFDKDVAWEQFETLKAEKKSNAIQLQQTIIRSIAAVLLLFVGIGWYTYQKTSPMQTEVSVWTTDGGETVMALATENAKHSNDLIELNVASVDQIDGDGIDEIHVPAGKRISVVLSDSSKIWLASGSTFKFPRVFKGATREVEISGKAYFEVHRDVKHPFIVKGHSSDITVLGTEFCVDNTNPKREITTLVEGSVALTKDGATLGKLKPNEQAILTNKSETIEITQVDAKSFVDWKEGVLRIIDKPFLEFQQDLEQWYGVKIINNNKQLVQSNFTGSFDQRDNIHSVMQLIESLQGVHYYMKGDTVIIH encoded by the coding sequence ATGAAAAAAAAAGAAGTACATATAGTACAATTAATTGCAAAATCGCTTACAGAAAAACTAAGTGATGAAGAACAAGAAACATTAAATCAGTTTCTTACAGTGGAAGAGAACACTGAAGAGTTTGCTGCAATAAATACTGTATGGGAAGATTTAGAACATGTTGAATTTAATGCGTTTGATAAAGACGTTGCTTGGGAACAGTTTGAAACATTAAAAGCAGAAAAGAAAAGCAATGCCATTCAATTACAGCAAACAATAATTCGTTCTATTGCAGCTGTCTTGCTATTATTTGTAGGTATTGGTTGGTATACATACCAAAAAACTTCTCCTATGCAAACAGAGGTGAGTGTCTGGACAACAGACGGTGGAGAAACCGTAATGGCTTTAGCTACAGAAAATGCGAAACATAGTAACGATTTAATAGAATTGAATGTTGCTAGTGTAGATCAAATAGACGGAGATGGAATAGATGAAATACATGTACCGGCAGGGAAGCGTATTTCTGTAGTTTTATCAGACAGTTCTAAAATTTGGTTAGCATCCGGTTCAACTTTTAAATTTCCTAGAGTATTTAAGGGAGCAACCAGAGAAGTAGAAATTAGTGGTAAAGCTTATTTTGAAGTACATAGAGATGTAAAACATCCTTTTATTGTAAAAGGACACTCTAGTGATATTACTGTTTTGGGTACGGAGTTTTGTGTAGACAATACAAATCCTAAAAGAGAAATAACTACGCTTGTAGAAGGAAGTGTAGCATTAACAAAGGATGGAGCAACACTGGGTAAATTGAAACCAAATGAACAAGCAATTTTAACAAATAAATCGGAAACAATCGAAATTACACAGGTAGATGCAAAGAGTTTTGTGGATTGGAAAGAAGGTGTCTTAAGGATTATCGATAAACCTTTCTTAGAATTTCAACAAGATTTGGAGCAATGGTACGGTGTGAAAATTATAAACAATAATAAACAATTAGTACAATCTAACTTTACAGGGTCTTTTGATCAAAGGGATAATATTCACTCCGTTATGCAACTTATAGAAAGTTTGCAAGGAGTACATTATTACATGAAAGGAGATACTGTAATTATACACTAA
- a CDS encoding RNA polymerase sigma factor, producing the protein MKTDRINNELPQPDLFFKNLYSSYYKGMAIYAYSILNVKSSSNDVVQDVFLTLWEKRDQLQKIENIKGYLFKAVKFKALDFLRAQQRQTQKQATVEKEFYSQKVYHETSLEAAEFEAKIQGYLKDLHPNYRQAIMLSRFSGLTNDQIAEVMNVSKKTVENHLFRGLSLLKKQLGENIL; encoded by the coding sequence TTGAAAACTGATCGAATAAATAATGAGCTACCGCAACCAGATCTTTTTTTTAAGAATTTATATAGTTCTTATTATAAAGGTATGGCAATTTATGCGTACTCAATTTTAAATGTAAAGAGTAGTAGTAACGATGTTGTACAAGATGTGTTTTTAACCCTTTGGGAGAAAAGAGATCAATTACAGAAAATAGAAAATATAAAGGGATATTTATTTAAAGCTGTAAAATTTAAAGCACTCGATTTTTTAAGAGCTCAACAAAGGCAGACACAAAAACAGGCTACTGTTGAGAAGGAGTTTTATTCTCAGAAAGTGTACCACGAAACAAGTTTAGAGGCCGCAGAATTTGAAGCTAAAATTCAGGGGTATCTTAAAGATTTACATCCCAATTACAGACAAGCAATTATGCTATCTCGGTTTTCTGGGTTAACAAACGATCAAATAGCCGAAGTGATGAACGTATCTAAAAAGACAGTGGAAAACCATCTTTTTAGAGGACTGTCACTGCTTAAGAAACAACTTGGTGAAAATATTTTATAA
- a CDS encoding GH92 family glycosyl hydrolase has translation MRLILLLLLLPCIVNAQKMPLDYVDPNIGSVHSRWFFYTPAAHPFGMAKPAPSTNGQYGNKWGWEAVGYDGTHTSIEGFVNFHEFQVGGVSLMPTTGKLVTVPGKLDEEDTGYRSRFKKENEVAQPGYYSVFLDDYKVRAELTSTERVAFHRYTFDQNEEGNILFDIGNTQGESGAVVDASVRITKDNKVEGFVITHPGYAKYYQPGSYVKMYFVAELNQLPISVDAFNKETIHKGERSSIGKGAGLALKFNTSTKKDVEVKIGLSYTSIENAALNLSTEASTLNFDQAKEKAQNEWSEKLGRIAVKGGSEEHLTKFYTALYHAILGRGVESDVNGNYPSINGGIGQIPLDKEGKPTYNHYNTDAVWGAFWNLTQLWALVYPDYYNQFIQCQLDIYKDGGWLADGVATNKYVSGVGTNYMGLVIASAYNRGIRDFDVETAYKAVYKNEMGWMNRPLGAGKADTKVWVEKGYVPLTSNEEYYSASNADGSQFSASHTLEYSFSAYAAAQMAKALGKNEDYEMFMERAKGWEKLFDSSTGFIRPKLPNGEFVEEFDPKKVWTGFQEGNAWQYTFYVPHDAKGLIKKIGEEEFNKRLDSVFETAAITKFGGGETVDAFAGLENVYNHGNQPSLHIAWLYNYANQPEKTQYWVREICNVFYGTDQTHGYGYGQDEDQGQLGAWYVLAGIGLFDVEGGAGATPTLQMALPQFEEITIRLDQKFYAGKELKILTKGNPTAHHYIKSAKWNGEKLPNVFLPWSEIIEGGVLEIKSSAKSK, from the coding sequence ATGCGATTGATACTTTTATTACTACTACTACCGTGCATAGTTAATGCACAGAAAATGCCATTAGATTATGTAGATCCCAATATTGGTTCGGTACATTCTAGATGGTTTTTTTACACCCCTGCTGCTCATCCATTTGGGATGGCAAAACCAGCTCCATCTACCAATGGACAATACGGAAATAAATGGGGTTGGGAAGCCGTTGGTTACGATGGCACACATACATCTATAGAAGGTTTTGTCAACTTCCACGAGTTCCAAGTTGGAGGTGTTTCTTTAATGCCCACTACAGGGAAATTAGTTACTGTGCCGGGTAAATTGGATGAGGAAGATACAGGTTACCGTTCTCGTTTTAAGAAAGAAAATGAAGTGGCTCAACCTGGGTATTATAGTGTTTTTTTGGATGATTATAAGGTGAGAGCCGAACTAACATCTACAGAAAGAGTGGCTTTCCATCGGTACACATTTGATCAAAATGAGGAAGGAAATATTCTTTTTGATATAGGTAATACACAAGGAGAAAGTGGTGCTGTTGTAGATGCATCAGTACGTATAACGAAAGACAATAAAGTAGAAGGTTTTGTAATTACGCATCCTGGTTATGCCAAGTATTACCAACCGGGAAGTTATGTAAAAATGTACTTTGTTGCCGAGTTAAATCAGTTACCCATAAGTGTAGATGCATTTAATAAAGAAACTATCCACAAAGGGGAACGCTCTAGTATTGGTAAAGGGGCAGGTTTGGCACTTAAGTTCAATACATCAACTAAAAAAGATGTTGAAGTAAAAATTGGATTGTCTTACACTTCAATAGAAAATGCAGCACTTAATTTAAGTACAGAAGCAAGTACGCTAAACTTTGATCAGGCCAAAGAAAAGGCACAAAATGAGTGGAGTGAAAAGTTAGGTAGAATAGCCGTAAAAGGTGGATCGGAAGAACATCTCACAAAGTTTTACACTGCGTTGTACCATGCTATTTTAGGCAGAGGAGTTGAAAGTGATGTGAATGGAAATTACCCTTCTATTAATGGTGGGATAGGACAAATTCCTTTAGATAAAGAAGGGAAACCAACTTACAACCATTACAATACCGATGCGGTTTGGGGAGCATTTTGGAACTTAACACAACTTTGGGCATTGGTGTACCCAGACTATTATAATCAGTTTATTCAGTGTCAATTGGATATTTATAAAGATGGTGGTTGGCTTGCAGATGGAGTGGCTACAAATAAGTATGTTTCTGGTGTAGGTACAAATTATATGGGACTTGTAATTGCAAGTGCCTACAATAGAGGAATCCGAGATTTTGATGTCGAGACGGCTTATAAAGCAGTCTATAAAAATGAGATGGGTTGGATGAATCGTCCTTTAGGAGCTGGAAAAGCAGATACAAAAGTTTGGGTAGAAAAAGGCTATGTACCTTTAACTTCTAACGAAGAGTATTATTCTGCTTCTAATGCTGATGGCTCTCAATTTTCTGCATCGCATACCTTAGAATATAGTTTTTCTGCCTATGCTGCAGCTCAAATGGCAAAGGCTTTAGGTAAAAATGAAGACTATGAAATGTTTATGGAAAGAGCAAAAGGATGGGAGAAATTATTTGATTCTTCTACTGGTTTTATTCGTCCTAAATTACCAAATGGGGAGTTTGTAGAAGAATTTGATCCAAAGAAAGTATGGACTGGTTTTCAAGAAGGTAACGCTTGGCAATACACTTTTTATGTACCTCATGATGCCAAAGGTTTAATCAAAAAAATTGGAGAAGAGGAATTTAATAAACGCCTTGATAGTGTGTTCGAGACTGCAGCTATTACAAAGTTTGGAGGTGGAGAAACTGTAGATGCTTTTGCAGGGTTAGAAAACGTGTATAATCATGGTAATCAACCTTCTTTACATATTGCATGGTTGTATAATTATGCTAATCAGCCAGAAAAAACACAATATTGGGTAAGAGAAATTTGTAACGTGTTTTATGGAACAGACCAAACACACGGTTATGGCTATGGACAAGATGAAGATCAAGGACAATTAGGGGCTTGGTATGTATTGGCTGGTATTGGTCTTTTTGATGTAGAAGGTGGTGCAGGGGCAACGCCAACTTTACAAATGGCGTTACCACAATTCGAAGAAATTACTATCCGTTTAGATCAAAAATTTTATGCTGGAAAAGAGTTGAAAATACTTACGAAGGGTAATCCTACAGCACATCATTATATAAAATCTGCCAAATGGAATGGAGAAAAATTACCAAATGTCTTTCTTCCATGGAGCGAAATTATTGAAGGAGGAGTTTTAGAGATAAAATCATCTGCTAAAAGTAAATAA
- a CDS encoding glucosidase family protein, producing MKNYLLIALAAFTFGCTAQSKTNTLTEQIETDTQLPKIQEMGLKLLSTGFNAGDGYAEVWIRDFNTFVTQSAKVVDHKLIKDNILNFFYIQEDDGNIADGFITIRPGYDSTYYKKSVHKPTLAYHKNTVETDQEASLVQSVYKYIKATGDKSILQEKVVGKKVIHRLEDAMQFLLDERFNKTYQLLWGATTADWGDVQPEHDWGVALDENSHLTIDIYDNAMFVIALNNLIEIGGDDINTNKWKIVRAGITKNVAKYLWDEERQKYRPHVYITTSPFPSDFNEDEVFYHGGTAIAIEAGFLSKEQIKVQLDKMVQNVKESGAPSIGLTLYPVYPEGTFQNTGMHPYGYQNGGDWTWFGARMITELVKNGYEQEAWEQAQPMFDRVLKNKGFYEWYTRDNKPTGSGMFRGSAGVLLDAIDAFENLTVNN from the coding sequence ATGAAAAATTACTTACTAATCGCATTAGCAGCCTTCACTTTTGGGTGTACTGCACAATCAAAAACAAACACTCTTACAGAACAAATAGAAACTGATACACAACTACCTAAAATTCAAGAAATGGGGTTAAAGTTGTTGTCTACAGGTTTTAATGCTGGCGATGGCTACGCAGAAGTATGGATAAGAGATTTCAACACATTTGTAACACAATCTGCAAAAGTTGTTGACCACAAACTCATTAAAGATAACATTCTAAATTTCTTCTATATTCAAGAAGATGATGGGAATATTGCAGATGGTTTTATTACAATTAGACCCGGATATGATTCTACGTATTACAAAAAAAGTGTGCATAAACCAACTTTGGCTTATCATAAAAATACAGTAGAAACGGATCAAGAGGCTTCTTTAGTACAGTCTGTGTATAAATACATTAAAGCAACGGGTGATAAGTCAATTTTACAAGAAAAAGTTGTCGGTAAAAAGGTAATTCACAGACTTGAAGATGCCATGCAATTTTTACTAGACGAACGTTTTAACAAGACTTATCAATTACTTTGGGGAGCAACTACTGCAGATTGGGGAGATGTACAACCAGAACATGATTGGGGTGTTGCCCTAGATGAAAATTCACATCTAACAATAGATATTTACGACAATGCAATGTTTGTTATCGCCTTAAATAATTTGATAGAAATTGGAGGTGATGATATCAATACAAATAAGTGGAAAATTGTAAGAGCAGGAATTACAAAAAATGTAGCAAAATATTTATGGGATGAGGAACGTCAGAAATACCGCCCACACGTTTACATTACTACTTCGCCCTTTCCGTCTGATTTTAACGAGGACGAAGTTTTCTATCACGGAGGTACTGCAATTGCTATAGAAGCAGGGTTTTTATCTAAAGAACAAATTAAAGTACAGTTAGATAAAATGGTGCAAAATGTAAAAGAATCTGGTGCTCCATCTATTGGTTTAACGTTATACCCAGTGTATCCTGAAGGTACTTTTCAAAATACAGGTATGCACCCTTATGGGTATCAGAATGGTGGAGATTGGACTTGGTTTGGTGCACGTATGATTACTGAATTAGTAAAGAATGGGTATGAGCAAGAAGCATGGGAACAAGCACAACCAATGTTTGACAGAGTTCTAAAAAATAAAGGTTTTTACGAGTGGTATACAAGAGATAATAAGCCAACAGGTTCTGGAATGTTTAGAGGTTCTGCAGGGGTATTATTAGATGCAATTGATGCATTTGAAAACCTAACTGTAAATAACTAA
- a CDS encoding sugar porter family MFS transporter, translated as MNAKVIFITFVAALAGLLFGFDTAVISGTIPLVKEQYELTAALTGWFVSSALVGSILGVSCSGYLGDKLGRKYLLMVAAGLFLVSAIGCAFSMSLFGLILYRILGGIAIGLASMVAPLYISEISPKAYRGRLVTIYQLAITLGILGAYFSNNYIQVYAKEFALITGFFGDEIWRGMFAVEVIPAGLFLLGLIVVPKSPRWLALHGERLKAQQISKELAIDFDDKEEDNKEVHLKTLFTGALKKPMGISIFLMLFSQLCGINAIIYYGPSILAAAGFSMSESLGGQVTIGIVNTLFTFLAIAYIDKWGRKPLLLLGASGVTIALLITGSLFALNVVSGYWVVGGILLFISCYAFSLGPVQFVVASEVFPTNYRAKAMSISTLVLWAANAVVGQVFPMLLEGLGAAATFIIFGIICIPSIYFIKKYIPETKGKSLEEIEKLWSSASEKETTEILEKA; from the coding sequence ATGAATGCAAAAGTAATCTTTATTACATTCGTTGCCGCTTTGGCAGGTTTACTTTTCGGGTTTGATACTGCCGTAATTTCTGGCACAATCCCGTTGGTTAAAGAACAATACGAACTAACAGCTGCCCTTACAGGGTGGTTTGTTAGTTCTGCATTGGTAGGGTCTATTTTAGGTGTTAGTTGCTCAGGGTATTTGGGTGATAAACTAGGTAGAAAATACCTTTTAATGGTTGCCGCAGGGCTGTTTTTAGTGTCTGCAATTGGGTGTGCTTTTTCGATGTCTCTATTTGGGTTAATTCTATACAGAATTTTAGGTGGTATTGCAATCGGTTTAGCCTCTATGGTTGCCCCGTTGTATATAAGCGAAATCTCGCCAAAAGCATACAGAGGTCGTTTAGTTACCATCTACCAATTGGCCATAACTTTAGGTATTTTAGGAGCGTATTTTTCTAACAATTATATCCAAGTTTACGCAAAAGAATTTGCCCTTATTACAGGTTTTTTTGGTGATGAAATATGGAGAGGAATGTTTGCAGTAGAAGTTATTCCTGCAGGGTTATTTCTTTTAGGATTGATTGTAGTACCTAAAAGCCCAAGGTGGTTAGCTTTGCATGGAGAACGTTTAAAAGCACAACAAATCTCTAAAGAATTAGCCATTGATTTTGATGATAAAGAAGAGGACAACAAAGAGGTCCACTTGAAAACCCTCTTTACAGGAGCACTTAAAAAGCCAATGGGTATTTCTATCTTTTTGATGTTATTCTCGCAATTATGTGGTATTAATGCCATTATTTATTACGGACCATCAATTCTTGCAGCTGCAGGTTTTAGCATGTCAGAATCATTGGGCGGACAAGTAACCATAGGAATTGTAAATACATTATTTACCTTTTTAGCTATTGCCTATATCGACAAATGGGGAAGAAAACCATTATTACTTTTAGGTGCATCTGGCGTTACAATCGCATTACTTATTACAGGTAGTTTATTTGCCTTAAATGTAGTGAGTGGTTATTGGGTTGTAGGAGGTATTTTATTATTTATTTCTTGTTACGCCTTCTCTTTAGGCCCCGTTCAATTTGTGGTGGCATCAGAAGTTTTTCCAACCAATTACAGAGCCAAAGCAATGTCAATAAGTACGTTGGTTTTATGGGCAGCAAACGCAGTTGTCGGACAAGTTTTCCCGATGTTGTTAGAAGGGTTAGGAGCAGCTGCCACGTTTATTATTTTCGGAATTATTTGTATTCCATCTATCTACTTTATCAAAAAGTATATTCCAGAAACAAAAGGGAAATCATTAGAAGAAATTGAAAAGCTTTGGTCTTCAGCTTCAGAAAAAGAGACCACAGAAATACTAGAAAAAGCCTAA
- a CDS encoding ROK family protein, with protein MSNFILTADIGGSHITTAVVDFTTKKVVKSTVYHKVINSNATDGNVIISDWLAAFKNSLQAFTNPIEGIGIAMPGPFNYTLGISEIKGVGKYESIFGWNIRLALYTALKEYLSTPNDIQFINDADAFILGAVHAKKWDNERVVGITLGTGYGSGFVDNGKMVTTGNEVPEEGKLHFVPFKEGINEDYISTRWFTKEWQKRVGENIKGVKEIVQANNETSKQLFDEFGNNLSATLAPWCTTFKPTKMIIGGNITKAMSLFDTPIKNNLNIDDIVAYAETEEASMIGAASNFIKTKSTNMTRNTKQYLMPSSVQKTEKGAYDIYPSHTLKEGEIKTGYQSLAGELKQYSTLLLEGYVGVAWETVTTQLLEAFKGEGIEKIQFVNINAALKSEEEINKITAPYLGGDDPIFGKLFEGKLIDFFDKQKVDAVTVDKNVLTVIYGCGASLLKVEGAKVVYLDVPKNEIQFRSRAGGVINIGAKESIAAKPQYKRMYFIDWVILNNQKAAILPKIDYIIDEQRSDAITWTDGVSFRKGLEEMSNNAFRVRPWFEPGAWGGQWIKEKIGGLAEDVPNYAWSFELIVPENGIVFEQNGALLEVSFDFLMYYNNKNVLGEASDRFGYEFPIRFDFLDTIQGGNLSVQCHPTVPYMQKNFGHKFTQDETYYMLDAKEDAKVYLGFQEDIEPEKFRAALTHSFENSEELAIENYVQVHPAKKHDLFLIPNGTIHCSGTDGMVLEISATPYIFTFKMYDWLRLDLDGKPRPMNIERGMENLNFDRKGAKVQEELISTPEVLKEGKDYKIVNLPTHKEHFYAIERFEFDHGIEVQLKNQCHVMSLVEGESITVETNGNSFDINYAETFVVPAASGSYKLINTSGRRVKVINSYVKSEEC; from the coding sequence ATGTCTAATTTTATTTTAACAGCAGATATAGGAGGTAGTCATATTACAACAGCGGTAGTCGATTTTACTACTAAAAAAGTTGTAAAATCTACAGTGTATCACAAAGTAATAAATAGCAACGCAACAGACGGAAATGTTATCATTTCTGATTGGTTGGCTGCTTTTAAAAACTCCTTACAAGCTTTCACAAATCCAATTGAAGGTATTGGTATTGCTATGCCTGGTCCATTTAATTATACGTTAGGAATATCAGAAATTAAGGGTGTAGGTAAATATGAGAGCATCTTTGGATGGAATATAAGATTAGCACTATATACTGCATTAAAAGAGTACCTTTCAACACCCAATGATATCCAATTTATAAACGATGCAGATGCCTTTATATTAGGTGCTGTACATGCTAAAAAATGGGATAATGAACGTGTAGTAGGGATTACACTAGGTACAGGTTACGGTTCTGGTTTTGTAGATAATGGCAAAATGGTAACCACAGGTAATGAAGTACCAGAAGAAGGGAAATTACATTTTGTTCCCTTTAAAGAAGGTATAAATGAAGATTATATTTCTACAAGGTGGTTTACCAAGGAATGGCAAAAAAGAGTAGGAGAAAATATAAAAGGCGTAAAAGAAATTGTGCAAGCTAACAATGAAACGTCTAAACAACTTTTTGATGAATTTGGGAATAACCTTTCAGCTACATTAGCCCCTTGGTGTACAACATTTAAACCTACAAAAATGATTATTGGTGGGAATATCACAAAAGCAATGTCTTTGTTTGATACTCCCATTAAAAACAATTTAAATATAGACGATATAGTTGCTTACGCTGAAACTGAAGAAGCGTCGATGATTGGAGCAGCATCAAATTTTATAAAAACTAAATCAACAAACATGACAAGAAATACAAAACAGTACTTGATGCCTTCATCAGTACAAAAAACGGAAAAAGGTGCTTACGATATTTATCCATCACATACCTTAAAAGAAGGAGAAATTAAAACTGGCTACCAATCACTTGCTGGAGAATTAAAGCAATATTCTACCCTTTTATTAGAAGGGTATGTAGGTGTTGCTTGGGAAACTGTAACTACACAATTATTAGAAGCTTTTAAAGGTGAAGGAATTGAAAAAATACAATTTGTAAATATCAATGCAGCTTTAAAATCAGAAGAAGAAATAAATAAAATTACAGCACCTTATTTAGGGGGCGATGATCCTATTTTTGGTAAATTATTTGAAGGGAAATTAATTGACTTCTTCGATAAACAAAAAGTAGATGCTGTTACTGTAGATAAAAATGTTTTAACAGTGATTTATGGCTGTGGAGCATCTTTATTAAAAGTAGAAGGGGCTAAGGTTGTCTATCTTGATGTACCAAAAAATGAAATTCAATTCCGCTCTCGTGCGGGTGGAGTGATTAATATTGGAGCAAAAGAAAGTATAGCTGCAAAGCCTCAGTACAAACGCATGTATTTTATTGATTGGGTAATTTTAAACAATCAAAAAGCTGCTATTCTTCCAAAGATAGATTACATAATTGATGAGCAAAGAAGTGATGCGATCACTTGGACAGATGGGGTTTCTTTTAGAAAAGGATTAGAAGAAATGTCTAATAATGCTTTTAGAGTGAGACCTTGGTTTGAACCTGGTGCATGGGGCGGTCAATGGATTAAAGAAAAAATTGGTGGATTGGCAGAAGATGTACCTAATTACGCTTGGTCTTTTGAGTTGATAGTTCCAGAAAATGGAATTGTCTTCGAACAAAATGGTGCTTTATTAGAAGTTTCTTTTGACTTTTTAATGTATTACAATAATAAAAATGTATTAGGAGAAGCAAGTGATCGTTTTGGTTATGAATTCCCTATTCGTTTTGATTTCTTGGACACTATCCAAGGGGGAAATCTTTCTGTGCAATGTCATCCAACAGTGCCATATATGCAGAAAAACTTTGGACATAAGTTTACGCAAGACGAAACCTATTATATGCTAGATGCCAAAGAAGATGCAAAAGTATATTTGGGTTTTCAAGAAGACATTGAACCAGAAAAATTTAGAGCAGCATTAACACATAGTTTTGAAAACTCTGAAGAGTTAGCTATCGAAAATTATGTGCAAGTTCACCCTGCAAAAAAGCACGATTTATTCCTTATTCCTAACGGTACAATTCATTGTTCTGGAACAGACGGAATGGTGTTAGAAATTAGTGCAACACCTTATATTTTCACGTTTAAAATGTACGATTGGTTACGTCTAGATTTAGATGGAAAACCAAGACCGATGAACATTGAACGTGGTATGGAAAACTTAAACTTTGATCGTAAAGGAGCAAAAGTTCAGGAAGAATTAATTTCTACTCCAGAGGTATTAAAAGAAGGGAAAGACTATAAAATAGTTAACCTACCTACCCATAAAGAGCACTTTTATGCTATCGAGCGTTTTGAGTTCGACCATGGTATAGAAGTACAGTTAAAGAACCAATGTCATGTAATGAGTTTGGTAGAAGGGGAGTCAATTACTGTAGAAACAAACGGAAATTCTTTTGATATAAATTATGCAGAAACGTTTGTTGTTCCGGCAGCAAGTGGATCTTATAAACTGATTAATACATCTGGTAGACGCGTAAAAGTGATCAACTCTTATGTAAAATCTGAAGAATGCTAA
- a CDS encoding GntR family transcriptional regulator, with protein MNIAIDHKSAIPFHKQIEDVLRALIDSGDYDNGELFPKEVDISNRLAVSRNTVRQAINTLVSEGLLARKKGVGTTVPKRKIGTKLSEWHSFTQEMNNKGIPFKNYKVDLSQQKADEQLASLLNIEEGKEVNQLVRVRGDQESPFVYFISWFHPKVQFDVNEKFDKPLYDIIEEQTSIVLTKSAEELTAMLADNKLASLLEVEEGSPILFRKRIVSDPGGRVIEINEGYYRADRFTYQIEINK; from the coding sequence ATGAACATAGCTATAGACCACAAATCAGCAATACCATTTCATAAGCAGATAGAAGATGTTTTAAGAGCATTAATAGATTCTGGAGATTATGATAACGGAGAACTTTTTCCGAAAGAAGTAGACATTAGCAATAGGTTAGCCGTATCTAGGAATACTGTTAGACAGGCAATTAATACTTTAGTAAGTGAAGGGTTATTGGCAAGAAAAAAAGGTGTAGGCACTACTGTTCCCAAAAGGAAAATTGGTACTAAGTTATCTGAGTGGCATTCTTTTACACAAGAAATGAACAATAAGGGTATTCCTTTTAAGAATTATAAAGTTGATTTATCACAACAGAAAGCAGATGAACAATTAGCCAGCCTTTTGAATATAGAGGAAGGCAAAGAGGTAAATCAGTTAGTGAGAGTACGAGGAGATCAAGAATCGCCATTTGTATATTTTATTTCGTGGTTTCATCCTAAAGTACAATTTGATGTAAACGAGAAATTCGATAAACCATTGTATGATATAATAGAAGAGCAAACCTCTATTGTACTTACAAAATCAGCAGAAGAATTAACAGCAATGCTAGCAGATAATAAACTAGCATCGTTATTAGAAGTAGAAGAAGGATCGCCCATATTATTTAGAAAAAGAATTGTTTCAGACCCTGGAGGAAGGGTAATAGAAATCAATGAAGGGTATTACAGAGCAGATCGTTTTACCTATCAAATAGAAATTAATAAATAG
- a CDS encoding helix-turn-helix domain-containing protein, which yields MAIKTFLFETFILHPNDVFHLARTTIDQREDLLLHKHNYAEFFVVSEGTGVHLINGEKQQIQKGSFSFIRPDDVHTFIRTSKEGLVITNLAIKTAYLKHYIERYFIEEKDFYWHNTTAPFQGVFKEQQLKEVLYRIDIMMDKPNNFLTLDLFLIHLFDLLNESSSKAQKIPSWLTFALEQFRSPYHLKKGQDSFIMLSQRSGDHINRVIKNILHKTLTELINEERLNYAAKQLAMTNAPIKGIYTDAGFDNHSYFFRVFKKQFGITPLKYRNKNHKIF from the coding sequence ATGGCTATAAAAACCTTTTTATTTGAGACCTTTATTCTACATCCCAACGATGTTTTTCACTTGGCAAGAACAACCATAGACCAAAGGGAAGACCTCTTGTTGCATAAGCATAATTATGCAGAATTTTTTGTTGTTTCTGAGGGAACAGGTGTTCACTTAATAAATGGTGAAAAACAGCAAATTCAAAAAGGTAGCTTTTCTTTTATTCGCCCAGATGATGTACACACATTTATAAGAACTTCTAAAGAAGGGTTAGTTATTACAAATTTGGCGATAAAAACGGCTTATCTCAAACATTATATTGAGAGGTATTTTATAGAGGAGAAGGACTTTTATTGGCACAATACTACAGCTCCTTTTCAAGGTGTTTTTAAAGAGCAACAATTAAAAGAAGTGCTTTATAGAATTGACATAATGATGGATAAACCTAACAATTTTCTCACATTAGATTTGTTCCTTATTCACCTATTTGATCTACTTAATGAGTCCTCTTCTAAGGCGCAGAAAATTCCTAGTTGGTTAACTTTTGCACTAGAACAATTTCGTTCTCCATATCATTTAAAAAAAGGGCAAGATAGTTTTATCATGCTTTCTCAGCGTTCTGGAGATCACATTAACAGGGTAATAAAAAATATATTACATAAAACACTTACAGAACTAATTAATGAGGAAAGACTAAATTATGCTGCCAAACAATTGGCCATGACAAATGCACCAATTAAAGGTATTTATACAGATGCAGGTTTTGACAACCACAGTTACTTTTTTAGAGTATTCAAAAAACAATTTGGGATAACACCATTAAAATATAGAAACAAGAACCATAAAATTTTTTAA